The Spirosoma radiotolerans genome has a window encoding:
- the porQ gene encoding type IX secretion system protein PorQ has protein sequence MKALYVTLLFVLTWPVFTVAQPLGGQRIFSFLDLPTHARVAALGGQVASAIGPDGAYHLNNPALADSVSPNLASISLMPYLAAAKYYTLQYGLPIRAKDPDRHAGWAIGMQYLSYGQFTYTDPAGNTLGTFSANDYALSLTHSRTEGNFTLGATIKAVGSSIETYSAFGILADLGGIWRHPNHNLTFGLVAKNVGYLIKNYGPTDASLPFDLQAGVTLKPQHAPIRLTITAHHLQRFDISYNDPNLNVRYDLSGNPIPKATSVTEKLARHMSVGAELLVSKNVHLLVGYNHQKRAEGSLTTGGGSAGISFGASVQAKAFQLTYGRFTSVPTAGTSQLSIRIDLDRLMK, from the coding sequence TTGAAAGCCCTTTACGTTACATTACTTTTTGTGTTGACCTGGCCGGTTTTTACGGTTGCCCAGCCGCTCGGCGGACAGCGCATCTTCTCCTTTCTGGATTTGCCGACGCATGCGCGTGTGGCCGCTTTGGGTGGACAGGTGGCATCGGCCATCGGCCCCGATGGGGCTTATCACCTGAATAACCCCGCCCTGGCGGATTCCGTCAGCCCGAATCTGGCCTCCATCAGCCTGATGCCTTACCTGGCGGCTGCTAAATACTACACCCTTCAGTACGGACTTCCGATTCGCGCCAAAGATCCGGATCGGCACGCAGGCTGGGCCATTGGCATGCAGTATTTAAGTTACGGTCAATTTACCTATACCGACCCGGCTGGTAATACGCTGGGTACCTTTTCGGCCAACGATTACGCCCTTAGCCTGACTCATTCCCGTACAGAAGGTAATTTTACGCTAGGGGCCACCATTAAAGCAGTTGGTTCATCCATCGAAACATATTCCGCCTTTGGTATTCTGGCTGATTTGGGTGGAATATGGCGGCACCCGAATCATAATTTAACCTTCGGGCTGGTTGCCAAAAATGTTGGTTACCTGATCAAAAATTATGGCCCCACAGATGCCAGCCTGCCCTTTGATTTACAGGCCGGTGTAACCCTGAAACCCCAGCATGCGCCCATTCGCCTAACCATAACGGCTCACCACCTGCAGCGATTCGACATCAGCTACAACGATCCCAACCTCAATGTTCGGTATGACCTGAGCGGCAATCCAATTCCAAAGGCCACCAGCGTAACGGAGAAACTAGCCCGCCACATGAGCGTTGGGGCCGAATTGTTGGTCAGCAAAAACGTGCATCTGTTGGTGGGTTATAACCACCAGAAGCGAGCGGAAGGCAGCCTGACAACAGGAGGTGGTAGCGCCGGTATATCGTTCGGGGCATCGGTGCAGGCGAAAGCGTTTCAACTCACCTACGGTCGGTTTACCTCGGTGCCCACGGCAGGCACCAGTCAGTTGTCGATACGAATCGATCTGGACCGGTTAATGAAGTAA
- a CDS encoding aspartate aminotransferase family protein, translating to MHTVTNRQLFFQHIAQTSDFPLGLEIDRAEGIYLYEKDGQTAFMDLISGIGVSNVGHRHPHVLAAIHNQLDKYLHLMVYGEYVQTPQTELAQALAATLPPDLNTVYFTNSGTEAVEGAMKLAKRYTGRSEIISCFNAYHGSTQGALSLSGDENFKRNYRPLLPDIRHIQHGNQTDLAQITHQTAAVVMEVICGEAGVRVPDIAYLQAVRQRCTEVGALLIFDEIQTGFGRTGTFWAFEAFATIPDILLCAKGMGGGMPIGAFISSSQIMSVFRNNPILGHITTFGGHPVSCAASLATLQVIQNEKLHEQAEAKGQLIKQLLTHRAIREVRGKGLMLAVEFDSFEVLKPVIDRAIEKGVITDWFLFCNNSMRIAPPLIITEDQIREACALILAAIDG from the coding sequence ATGCATACGGTGACAAACCGGCAATTATTCTTCCAGCATATAGCCCAGACCTCCGATTTCCCTTTAGGGTTGGAAATTGATCGGGCCGAAGGCATTTATCTTTACGAAAAGGATGGTCAGACGGCCTTCATGGACCTAATTTCAGGCATTGGCGTGAGCAATGTCGGGCATCGGCACCCCCATGTACTGGCGGCTATCCACAACCAGTTAGACAAGTATCTTCACCTAATGGTCTATGGTGAATATGTCCAGACGCCCCAGACGGAACTGGCTCAGGCACTTGCCGCAACCTTACCGCCAGACCTGAATACCGTTTACTTCACAAACTCAGGTACCGAGGCCGTAGAAGGGGCGATGAAACTGGCCAAGCGCTATACGGGTCGCAGCGAGATTATCAGTTGCTTCAATGCCTATCATGGATCAACACAGGGTGCGTTATCGCTCTCTGGCGATGAGAATTTTAAACGAAATTACCGGCCGCTGCTGCCCGATATTCGTCATATTCAGCACGGGAACCAGACTGATCTTGCGCAGATTACGCACCAAACGGCTGCTGTTGTGATGGAAGTTATTTGTGGCGAAGCGGGTGTACGGGTTCCTGACATAGCCTACCTGCAGGCTGTCCGCCAACGATGTACGGAGGTAGGTGCCCTGCTGATTTTTGATGAGATTCAGACGGGTTTTGGCCGGACAGGTACCTTCTGGGCATTCGAAGCCTTTGCCACCATCCCGGATATCTTGCTATGTGCCAAAGGTATGGGGGGCGGTATGCCCATTGGCGCCTTTATCAGCTCGTCTCAGATCATGAGCGTATTTCGGAATAACCCGATTCTGGGGCATATCACCACCTTTGGCGGGCACCCGGTTTCGTGCGCGGCCTCGCTGGCGACGCTTCAGGTCATTCAGAACGAAAAACTCCACGAACAGGCCGAAGCGAAGGGTCAATTAATTAAGCAATTACTGACACATCGGGCCATTCGGGAGGTACGCGGCAAAGGGCTGATGCTCGCCGTTGAATTCGACTCGTTTGAGGTGTTGAAACCCGTCATTGACCGAGCGATTGAAAAGGGCGTCATTACCGACTGGTTCCTGTTCTGTAATAATTCGATGCGAATTGCGCCCCCGTTGATCATCACGGAAGATCAAATCCGAGAAGCCTGCGCCCTGATTCTGGCCGCTATTGACGGTTAA
- a CDS encoding acyl-CoA carboxylase subunit beta, with protein MSTSALQESSQANLPKLSKADILSQKNAEAELGGGQKRIDAQHNKGKLTARERIALLVDEGSFEEIGKFVMHRTRDFGLDKEHYLGDGVVTGYGTVNGRLVYVFAQDFTVFGGALSETHAEKICKLMDLALQNGAPLVGLNDSGGARIQEGVLSLAGYADIFYRNTRASGVIPQLSAVMGPCAGGAVYSPAITDFIFMVENTSYMFVTGPNVVKTVTHETVTAEELGGASTHSTKSGVTHFSCENELTCIQNIKQVLSYIPQNCEDEPPMLAYEPADESRPGLNDIIPANPNQPYDMREVIEELVDAGSFMEVHRNFAENIVVGFARIGGRSIGVVGNQPAVLAGVLDIHASTKAARFVRFCDCFNVPLLVLEDVPGFLPGTDQEWNGIITNGAKLLYAFCEATVPRVTVITRKAYGGAYDVMNSKHIGADMNYAWPSAEIAVMGASGAAEIIFKREIAEAEDPQTKLQEKVLEYTEKFANPYRAANRGYIDEVIMPHQTRQKLIRAFTMLENKVATLPKKKHGNIPL; from the coding sequence ATGTCTACTTCAGCCCTTCAAGAGTCCAGTCAAGCTAATCTGCCTAAATTGTCCAAAGCCGATATTCTGTCTCAGAAAAATGCCGAAGCCGAACTCGGCGGTGGGCAGAAACGCATTGACGCTCAACACAACAAAGGGAAATTAACCGCCCGCGAACGGATCGCTTTATTGGTCGATGAAGGCTCGTTTGAAGAAATTGGCAAGTTTGTCATGCACCGCACCCGCGATTTCGGGCTCGACAAGGAACATTACCTCGGCGACGGCGTCGTAACGGGCTATGGTACGGTAAATGGTCGGTTAGTTTACGTATTTGCCCAGGATTTCACCGTCTTCGGGGGAGCTTTGTCCGAAACCCATGCGGAGAAGATCTGCAAACTAATGGACCTGGCCCTACAAAACGGGGCTCCGTTAGTAGGTCTGAATGATTCGGGGGGCGCCCGGATTCAGGAAGGGGTCTTGTCGCTGGCGGGGTATGCCGACATTTTTTATCGCAACACGCGGGCCTCGGGGGTTATTCCCCAACTGTCGGCGGTGATGGGACCCTGCGCCGGTGGGGCTGTCTATAGCCCGGCCATCACCGACTTTATCTTTATGGTCGAGAATACCAGCTATATGTTCGTGACGGGCCCCAACGTAGTGAAAACCGTTACGCACGAAACCGTTACGGCCGAAGAGCTCGGCGGGGCCAGCACCCACAGTACTAAATCGGGCGTAACGCATTTCTCCTGCGAAAACGAACTTACCTGCATTCAAAACATTAAACAGGTGTTGAGCTACATTCCGCAAAACTGCGAAGATGAGCCGCCCATGCTGGCCTATGAACCCGCCGACGAGTCGAGGCCGGGTCTCAACGACATCATTCCGGCCAACCCCAATCAGCCCTACGACATGCGGGAGGTGATTGAGGAACTGGTTGATGCCGGTAGCTTTATGGAAGTTCACCGGAATTTTGCGGAGAACATCGTCGTGGGGTTTGCCCGGATTGGCGGCCGGAGCATTGGTGTTGTGGGCAATCAGCCCGCCGTGTTGGCAGGTGTGCTCGATATTCACGCCAGTACCAAAGCGGCCCGGTTTGTTCGTTTCTGCGACTGCTTTAACGTGCCCTTGTTAGTGCTCGAAGATGTACCCGGTTTTCTGCCCGGCACCGATCAGGAGTGGAACGGCATCATTACCAATGGAGCCAAGTTGTTGTACGCTTTCTGCGAAGCCACCGTGCCCCGCGTTACGGTCATCACCCGTAAAGCTTATGGCGGTGCTTACGACGTGATGAATTCCAAACACATTGGCGCTGACATGAACTATGCCTGGCCGTCGGCCGAGATTGCCGTTATGGGGGCCAGTGGAGCCGCCGAGATTATTTTCAAACGCGAAATCGCCGAAGCCGAAGATCCACAGACCAAATTGCAGGAGAAAGTACTGGAATACACCGAGAAGTTTGCAAATCCGTATCGGGCCGCTAACCGGGGGTATATTGACGAGGTCATCATGCCCCATCAGACCCGCCAGAAGCTTATCCGGGCGTTCACCATGCTGGAGAACAAAGTCGCCACCTTACCAAAGAAAAAACACGGCAATATCCCGTTATAA